AGTTAATAATATCAAGTTGATTAAGCAACCATGGCAAGGACGGCCTTTGCTCTTCCGGTTTCTTTTCTTCGGTATTTTCATCGCTCATTTTCATTCCTCCTGGGGATTATGTTACGCTGTGGGTGGCAGAAAGTCAATATATATAATATTCTTATCTTAGGTTTCACCGTCCCATCAATCCCCCTACCCTATGGGGTGCAGACACCCCAAGGGGCACGCTGTCCATCAAGGAGGGGGAACGCTATATTCCCCCCTTTCCTCCTCCTGTCGAGGGAAGAGAAACCACTAATCTCCTCCCCCTTGACGGGGGAGGCTGGGAGGAGGTGAAGCTCTGAATTAAAAACATTACTTGAATAGTTGAGAGATGAAGTAAAAAATAAAGGTTTTCACCTTGCCCCTACCCCCTTCCCATCGAGGGAAGGGGAACCACTACCCCACGCTGGGGAAGGGGAATTACTAATCCCCTCTCCCTTTGGGAGAGGGGAGGGGGGTGAGGGAAGCCCAATACCCCTTTAATTCCCCCTTCATAAGGGGGACCTCCCTCACCCGACGCTCTTCCAGAGCGTAGCCCTCATCCCGGAGGGCGAGGGTTTCTGAAGCGGAGCGGCAACTTCTTTCTTCCGCCTGCGTCTTTAAATTCTATCTGCGGGAGTTCTTTTGGGGAGTTGACAACTGGGGTCAACTGGGCATAATAAACTACTGAATCATCAAGGAGGATGAATGAAACGTTTGCTTTTAGTGCTGCCGCTACTGGCATTTGCTCTCATATTCTCAGGATGCGATCTGATACTCGATAAAGAGGCGACTGAAGACTATACCGAAGTATTCAAGGTTTCTTCGGGCTACAACATTCTCGATATGGACAACAAAGCTGGCGATGTAGTGGTAACGGCTACACCGACTACGGACAGTATAATGATATATTACATCAAGAAGTGCATGGGCACGAGCTATGCTGAGGCTGAAGACCATCTCAACGACATTGACGTAACAATTATCGGCGATACCGCCACTCACACCGTAAAGGTCGAGACCGACTTTCCTGACGTCGACATAGCCCGAAACTATCAGGTTACATTCAATGTAATAATCCCTGATACCATGAATCTGACCGTGGTTAACACGACAGGCGATGTCCGCGTACTGGGGATGAACAAAAAGCCCTATCTAGAGACAACCACTGGTGATATCGAGATCAAGAATTTTGAATGTGAAGTGGATGCAAAAGCGACAACAGGAACCGTTGACTGCGAGATCACGAAGCTTCCGGAAAACGGCAAAATTAACCTTGAGACGACGACAGGCGATGCCCAGCTTGTCGTCGCCGTGATGGATACTACTAATGTACTGAGTCTTGAGGCAACCACGGGCACGATTGACGTAACCCTTCCTGCCGCCGTACGACTCGAGTTTGACATGGCCGTAACGACCGGCGAGGTTCGCATCAATGACTATACATACGAGCAGGGCAGTCCTTGGAGCAATAAGCACAAGGTTGGGACCATAGGCGTCGGGCCCGCAAGATCGCGTCTGGATGCCGTAACTGAGACCGGCGATATAACCCTCATCAAAGGCGATTGATAGATACCATGTTAAAAATTAAGGCGGGACTTGCTCCCGCCTTAATTTTTGGTCGAAATGTTGACGGTTGTCCGTTTTCATTTATAATGTGTATTCCGAACGGCAAAGTTTAAATGGAGGCCCAATGGAATATTTGACGGATCTGGTTATTCCTTCAAAAACAAAGATACTCCTAGTAGTGGTGGACGGAATGGGCGGACTCGAACGCGATGGCTTGACCGAGCTTGAAACCGCAAAAACCCCCAACCTTGATAAGCTGGCTTCAGAAAGCTCCCTGGGACTGACGACTCCTGTTGATTCGGGCGTAACGCCGGGGTCTGGACCGGCCCATCTGGCGCTTTTCGGTTACGACCCCCTGGAGTTCGAGATAGGCAGGGGTGTGCTCGAGGCTCTTGGCGTGGACTATCCGCTTAAGCGCGGCGATGTAGCCGCGCGCGCGAATTTTGCAACTATGAAGAACGGAGTCATTTCAGACAGGCGTGCAGGCCGTATCCCGACCGAGGAGAACGTTCGCCTGTGCAAGCTTTTAAGCTCCCAGATTGAACAGATTGAAGACGTCAAAATAGAGATAAGGTCAGGCAAGAGTCATAGGTTTGTCGTCGTATTCGACGGCGCAGGACTCAGTCATGAACTGACTGAGTCGGATCCCCAGAAGGATGGACTTCCGCCTGCAATCATCCGGCCAATGGCTGAGGACGCCGGCAAGACTGCAAGAATCGTCAACCGCTTTGCCCTTCAGGCTCAGGAGCTATTGTCCTCGGAAAAGCTTGCAAACACGCTTCTTTTGAGAGGATTCGCATCGCTTCCAGATCTCGTGCCGTTCGGAGAGCAGTTCGGACTCAAGGCGGCTGCGATAGCAACCTATCCCATGTACCGCGGGCTTGCCAGACTCGTCGGAATGCAGGTGCTTGATACTGGTTCGTCGTGGCGCGAAGAGCTTGAGACCCTCAAGGAGAACTTCGATAAGTACGATTTCTTTTACCTGCACTTCAAGGAGATAGACGCTGCTGGTGAAGACGGAAATTTCGACAAAAAGGTTGAACTCATAGAGGAGTTTGACAGTTTGATTCCGGATGTTTTGGAGATGGAGTTTGACGTGGTCGCAATAACGAGCGACCACTCCACTCCCGCTTTGCTTGCGGGTCACTCATGGCACCCCAATCCGTTTCTCCTCCATTCTCCCCGGAGCGCCAGAATCGAAAAACAACCGGGGTTCAGCGAGAGAGTTTGCGCAAGAGGTTTGATAGGCCACATAAACAGTCTTGACGTGATGCCTCTGCTTCTGGCTCATGCAAAAAGACTGAAGAAATTCGGAGCTTGAATATGAAGAGAGCGATTATTTCAGTATGGGATAAAACAGGACTCGACGAGTTTGCTAAAGCGCTCGTGGAGCAAGGGTACGAGATACTTTCAACCTCCGGCACGGCTACATATCTGAAACGCGCGGGCATTGGCGTCATTGAAATTTCTAACTATACAGGATTTACAGAAACACAGGACGGCAGGGTCAAAACGCTGCACACGAAGCTGTATACCGATATCCTTGGCAGGCCTGCAGGCATCGAGCTTGTTGTGGTTAACCTTTACCCTTTCGAACTCAAGATGAAGGAGGGATTATCCCTTTCCGAGATGGTTGAGTTCATCGATATCGGCGGTGTAACCCTTCTGCGCGGTGCAGCTAAGAACTTCGAGTACGTGACCGTTGTTTCGTCTCCTGACCAGTACGGGGAGCTTTTGAACGACATCAAGGAAAACAAGGGACCCACTCCCGGGATTCGCGCGAAGTTCGCGCAGAAGGCTTTTGAGCGCACTGCATCATACGACGCTGCAATAAGCAGCTATCTCTCAGACCCGCATTCCGTAGAGATAGCCGCTGACGAGAATCAAATCAGTTTGAGTGCAGTGAATCCAGTGAAGCTGCGCTACGGCGAGAACCCCCACCAGAAAGGGATATACTACCGCTTCCCGAACTCCACCTTCGGCTTCAAGGAGTTACTCGGTCCGGAACTTTCATACAACAATTTGATGGACATGGAAGCCGCAATTCTGCTGGTTGAAGAGTTTTCCAACCCGGCCGTTGCGATAGTCAAGCATGCCAATCCATGCGGGGTCGCCGAATCTGCCGAATCCGAGAAATACGCCCGTGTCTTTGCAAGGGCATACAATGCGGATGCGCTGTCTGCTTACGGCGGCGTCATTGCACTGAATCGGCCGCTCGACGAAGGGATAATGGAGTTTCTTTCAGGCAAATTCGTGGAGGTCCTTCTCGTCCCGGATATTCCTTCAGCACCCGTAGTGGAGCTTTTCGCAAAAAAGAAGAAACTGCGGCTGGTTCAGTACTCGGGCAAAATGCCTGCTTTTACCGTACGCTCGACGCTCGGCGGTCTTCTGTATCAGGATCGTGACAACGCAATTGAATCCGCGGCCGACTGTAAGGTTGTCACCAAGAGAAGCCCTACCGAAGAAGAAAAAAAGGCAATGGATTTCGCCTGGAAGGTCTGCAAGCACGCGCGTTCGAACGCGGTTGTAATAACCTCAAAGGATACGAGTCTTGGCATCGGCGCCGGGCTGCCCAACAGGGTTGATTCCGCAAGGCGGGCATTGAGGCTCCTTAAAGAACAAAGCCGCGAAGGGGTCAAGGTATGCGCATCGGACGGGCTTTTCCCGTTCGCAGATTCGATAGAATCCCTGAAAGGTTCGGGCGTTTCAGCCGTTATCCAGCCAGGCGGTTCGCTAAGAGATGAAGAAGTAATCGCCGAAGCGGATGCCCAGAATATTGCGATGGTCTTCACCGGCGTCAGGCATTTTTCTCACTGGTAACAAGAAATGTGATTCGGACACTTGTCTTAAAAACTGAAGCGGGAGGGGGGCAGGGCACTTGAGAATGAAGGATATTCTGAAGATTGTCGTATATCTCCCCTTCCTAGTCTACGCGTTCTTCAGTGCCTCAGGAACTTTCCTGAAGTCCGTAAACCCATTCTATCTCATTGCCTTGCCGGTAGCTGGAGTCGCGGTGCTCCTCTTCACGTCGCGTCTCTGGTTTTATCTACTCGCGCTCGCGCTCGCGAATCTTGCCATCCAGCTCTCGGGTGGAGCCGCTTCCCAGCTCTTTTTTTTCTATTTTCTTCTCCTGTTCGTCGAGGGGTTGCGGGCCAGCTTATGGCGCTATATAGTGGCCGGGGTTTCAATTCTTGTTCTTGAGTCTCTATCCGCTCTTTTTCACCTGGCACAATCAGCGTTTCCTTTAGGAGCACTGCTTGCTTTCTCCGGGTTCGTCGTGCTTGCTTACCTCTTCCTTAGTGTCGAAAAGCGCAGGGCAAAGTCCCTTGAGAAGAGTCTTGAACGGGAACGCGCCAAGTACCACTGGCTTGATCCTTTGTCGAGCCCGAGAGAGGAAAGACTCCAGTCGCTCAAGGAGGAAAAATACTCCATCGATGCGGATGTTTTATGTTCAGGTTTCGTCAAGCTCGTCTTCGAAACCCTGAGGGTTCATACCGCCGGGCTTTTCCTCCTGAACAAGGACAAGCTTGAGCTTGTCGCCATCGAGTCGCAGTTCCCCAGGATAAAAAAGGATGCAAGCATCACCCTGGGCGAGGGTGTAATTGGATATCTAGCAAGAGAGGGGAAACCGACAATCCTCAATGATTTGCGGGAAGATTCAAAAAGAATAGGGTATTACGACGCCGAAGTCGATATTAAAGCTCTTGCCACTGCACCTGTGGCTAACGCCGGTACGAACTACGGAATTATCGTCGTTGATGCGGAGAGGGCATTGAACGAATACGACAAGGATTTTCTTGTCGCCGTAGGAGACCTTTTGGCCAGGGACATAGAAATCTCGAGGCAGTACGAGGAGCGCCACAGGGAAGCTCTGAGATTCTCAGGACTTTACGAGATGGCAGGCAATCTTTTGACGGGTCTTTCTGAAGAAGAGCTTATAGAAAGAAGCTTTGAATTAGCTGGAGATATCTTCGATCCC
This is a stretch of genomic DNA from bacterium. It encodes these proteins:
- a CDS encoding 2,3-bisphosphoglycerate-independent phosphoglycerate mutase → MEYLTDLVIPSKTKILLVVVDGMGGLERDGLTELETAKTPNLDKLASESSLGLTTPVDSGVTPGSGPAHLALFGYDPLEFEIGRGVLEALGVDYPLKRGDVAARANFATMKNGVISDRRAGRIPTEENVRLCKLLSSQIEQIEDVKIEIRSGKSHRFVVVFDGAGLSHELTESDPQKDGLPPAIIRPMAEDAGKTARIVNRFALQAQELLSSEKLANTLLLRGFASLPDLVPFGEQFGLKAAAIATYPMYRGLARLVGMQVLDTGSSWREELETLKENFDKYDFFYLHFKEIDAAGEDGNFDKKVELIEEFDSLIPDVLEMEFDVVAITSDHSTPALLAGHSWHPNPFLLHSPRSARIEKQPGFSERVCARGLIGHINSLDVMPLLLAHAKRLKKFGA
- a CDS encoding DUF4097 family beta strand repeat protein — protein: MKRLLLVLPLLAFALIFSGCDLILDKEATEDYTEVFKVSSGYNILDMDNKAGDVVVTATPTTDSIMIYYIKKCMGTSYAEAEDHLNDIDVTIIGDTATHTVKVETDFPDVDIARNYQVTFNVIIPDTMNLTVVNTTGDVRVLGMNKKPYLETTTGDIEIKNFECEVDAKATTGTVDCEITKLPENGKINLETTTGDAQLVVAVMDTTNVLSLEATTGTIDVTLPAAVRLEFDMAVTTGEVRINDYTYEQGSPWSNKHKVGTIGVGPARSRLDAVTETGDITLIKGD
- a CDS encoding GGDEF domain-containing protein, giving the protein MKDILKIVVYLPFLVYAFFSASGTFLKSVNPFYLIALPVAGVAVLLFTSRLWFYLLALALANLAIQLSGGAASQLFFFYFLLLFVEGLRASLWRYIVAGVSILVLESLSALFHLAQSAFPLGALLAFSGFVVLAYLFLSVEKRRAKSLEKSLERERAKYHWLDPLSSPREERLQSLKEEKYSIDADVLCSGFVKLVFETLRVHTAGLFLLNKDKLELVAIESQFPRIKKDASITLGEGVIGYLAREGKPTILNDLREDSKRIGYYDAEVDIKALATAPVANAGTNYGIIVVDAERALNEYDKDFLVAVGDLLARDIEISRQYEERHREALRFSGLYEMAGNLLTGLSEEELIERSFELAGDIFDPDATGFARLRDKEGAALLRYDGEKEFDRGFRFEPERSLVAMTAKHKGFLLHRDMSKPGLYRFGPGEKVPANRTFMGIGFDEDEHTRGVLWIEKLEADAYSERDGKILGFAATLLSAAFLRVRYQEQLGRLARLDGLTGLLNHRAFQEELESSIQKRPTVGLFIIDIDHFKNINDTYGHPVGDAVLKKISEVIRDKGIPARYGGEEFAVVITDITSKDMIGKGEELLVSIRRAMIRAKEGTIQVTASVGGAFYPRDAKSREELIKKADAALYRAKTSGRDKLMLSGEG
- the purH gene encoding bifunctional phosphoribosylaminoimidazolecarboxamide formyltransferase/IMP cyclohydrolase, whose product is MKRAIISVWDKTGLDEFAKALVEQGYEILSTSGTATYLKRAGIGVIEISNYTGFTETQDGRVKTLHTKLYTDILGRPAGIELVVVNLYPFELKMKEGLSLSEMVEFIDIGGVTLLRGAAKNFEYVTVVSSPDQYGELLNDIKENKGPTPGIRAKFAQKAFERTASYDAAISSYLSDPHSVEIAADENQISLSAVNPVKLRYGENPHQKGIYYRFPNSTFGFKELLGPELSYNNLMDMEAAILLVEEFSNPAVAIVKHANPCGVAESAESEKYARVFARAYNADALSAYGGVIALNRPLDEGIMEFLSGKFVEVLLVPDIPSAPVVELFAKKKKLRLVQYSGKMPAFTVRSTLGGLLYQDRDNAIESAADCKVVTKRSPTEEEKKAMDFAWKVCKHARSNAVVITSKDTSLGIGAGLPNRVDSARRALRLLKEQSREGVKVCASDGLFPFADSIESLKGSGVSAVIQPGGSLRDEEVIAEADAQNIAMVFTGVRHFSHW